The stretch of DNA ATGATACACCATCAGCACCAGATTTACAATTAGATTGGTCTTCCAGTAGTGGAAGTGACGATGAAGATGGTTCTGTTGAAGTAATAGAAACCGTGAATTATACAAAcaaggtaaataatttttttatatctttgcatttaaaaattattaaattataaaaaataataatatatgttaatttatgataaaaatagaatGGAACAactgtaaatgatcaaaatgATCGTACAGTAACAGTTGTTGATTTAACAGCTGAATCAGATGAAGAACATCcaacagcatcatcaacaacagaaCAACCACAATCACAAtcgtcatcatcgtcatcatcatcatcatcattaccagTACCTGAAGAAACATCACACAGAAATGAATATCATTGTATGCATAGACCACTTGATTATGCACGTATGCGTCATCATATGATACCACCaagattattttatcaagattaTCATCGTCCAATTATTCAAGATTCAATAAATTCTAGTGGTTCATCATTTGGTGGTAGAATGCAtccaaattatcaaaaaatgtgGTTATTACAACAACGTGTACAAGAAAGACATAGACGTCGTTTATATCCAAGATCATCAACAGTACATAATTGTACACCACCAATGGCACATATGTATCAACCTGGACGTGTTATTGGTGATGGTAATCCACCACCACaagtaccaccaccaccaccaacaaatATACCACGTACATGTTGTTTAGCAAATGAGCATTCAAatcatattgataattatcaaaGACATAATggattaccaccaccaccaccaccacaacaACCGAATGTCTATAGTCATCCAGAAGCAACTGAAATATCATCACCTTGTCCATTACCATTATTAATGAGTCATCAACGTAATGATACAATTGAAGTTACACGTGGTATAGAACAAAATATACCAGTACATCAACATGTACATCATCATATGTATCATTGGCCAGCACAATATCAATATCAAGGACCACATATTTCTCGTATGCCACATCTTCATATAAGTATATCACCACATATGCAAAATCAAGTATCACCAGAATTAATTCCATATTCACCAATGCCAGAATTTGTTGTACAACCAACTAGACATATGTCAGCAAGACTAGAAAATTATATGAGAATTGTTGATTTACGTCGTATGTCACATATTAGCTGTGGTGCAACACAAGAATCAATTGAGAGCCATACATTCCCTCATAAATATAAAcgagtaattaatattaatttaattaattattaataattaaattattgataaataataataatattttattgttttttatttaggtAAAGAAAGTTGAAAATCGGGAAGATGCAATTGAAAAATGTACAATCTGTCTTTCTGAATTTGAAGATTGTGAAAGTGTCAggtaaatattgatgatgtttttcttttgttttaaattaattataggttttatttatttgtttgtttgttttctgttgtttttttataggaGACTTCCCTGTAtgcatttatttcatattgatTGTGTGGATCAGTGGTTATGCACAAATAAACGCTGTCCAATATGTCGTGTTGACATAGAGACATTTCTTCATAAGGAACTTACTGCAACAGCAT from Aphidius gifuensis isolate YNYX2018 linkage group LG4, ASM1490517v1, whole genome shotgun sequence encodes:
- the LOC122854505 gene encoding uncharacterized protein LOC122854505, translated to MEEGKSAEEVWQKIKTEDRGDLFTEDMATGSVDGNSQTSLADIFDTAFTSTADPSPQRCPAGTEMEFDHLFAESDIEEADAQARAEQFPNQSSHSSTDNNFTYAPYIQRSGHRHYRPHQRINNCNMCRTRSRRDEVNQPINNNIIRMTDDNSCDYREYRKRILHERKLQKNDTKNKIVNNQNDNLSIAGPSRLVDAPVDYSITGPSNHIAETIDESSNNPTSEVSSEREPYPPGVHPVAINNSPPRGGLARHDDTPSAPDLQLDWSSSSGSDDEDGSVEVIETVNYTNKNGTTVNDQNDRTVTVVDLTAESDEEHPTASSTTEQPQSQSSSSSSSSSSLPVPEETSHRNEYHCMHRPLDYARMRHHMIPPRLFYQDYHRPIIQDSINSSGSSFGGRMHPNYQKMWLLQQRVQERHRRRLYPRSSTVHNCTPPMAHMYQPGRVIGDGNPPPQVPPPPPTNIPRTCCLANEHSNHIDNYQRHNGLPPPPPPQQPNVYSHPEATEISSPCPLPLLMSHQRNDTIEVTRGIEQNIPVHQHVHHHMYHWPAQYQYQGPHISRMPHLHISISPHMQNQVSPELIPYSPMPEFVVQPTRHMSARLENYMRIVDLRRMSHISCGATQESIESHTFPHKYKRVKKVENREDAIEKCTICLSEFEDCESVRRLPCMHLFHIDCVDQWLCTNKRCPICRVDIETFLHKELTATA